In the genome of Paracoccus tegillarcae, one region contains:
- a CDS encoding GNAT family N-acetyltransferase — MIEDLTAEAYAQAVIETPRFILRPLRDSDAGLIAHYTADERVAKGTRAIPHPLPPGASEAFIRRSLAAGTRAEDVWAIDGSANRLAELLGVVSLTRLEDSQSELGFWIGPGFWNTGFATEAVEALVAANPHGARTLFAEAFQDNAGSARVLTNCGFAYLGDAESWSVARQARVPTWTYLRRMD; from the coding sequence ATGATAGAAGATCTGACAGCAGAGGCATATGCGCAGGCAGTGATCGAAACGCCGCGCTTCATTTTGCGGCCGCTGCGTGACAGCGACGCGGGATTGATCGCGCATTACACCGCTGATGAGCGTGTGGCCAAGGGCACCCGTGCCATCCCCCATCCCTTGCCGCCCGGCGCATCCGAGGCATTCATCCGGCGGTCTTTGGCAGCAGGTACGAGGGCCGAAGACGTTTGGGCCATCGACGGCAGCGCCAACCGGCTGGCCGAGTTGCTGGGCGTCGTGTCGCTGACCCGGCTCGAGGACAGCCAGTCCGAACTCGGCTTCTGGATCGGGCCCGGTTTCTGGAATACGGGCTTTGCCACCGAGGCGGTCGAGGCACTGGTCGCTGCCAACCCGCATGGTGCGCGGACCCTTTTTGCCGAGGCATTCCAAGACAATGCCGGATCAGCCCGAGTGCTGACCAATTGCGGCTTTGCCTATCTGGGCGACGCCGAAAGCTGGTCGGTTGCACGTCAGGCGAGGGTGCCGACCTGGACCTATCTGCGGCGGATGGATTGA
- a CDS encoding LLM class flavin-dependent oxidoreductase, protein MTHAIPYSVLDLSPVPEGSDAADAIANTLDLARHAEGWGYHRYWMAEHHNMPGIASAATAVLIGLVAAHTKTIRVGAGGIMLPNHAPLTVAEAFGTLATAFPDRIDLGLGRAPGGDGAVIRALRRDPMADSFPQDVVELQDYLGPPREGAAVRALPGEGTNVPIWMLGSSLFGAQLAAYLGLPYTFASHFAPGDLTQAAAIYREQFRPSASNDKPRFMLAVNVFAADDSAEAHYLRTTMQLAFARLRGGMPGKLPRPTHDLDAEISPAMRRMVDEALRVSAVGNLAEIREQLAGMIDTYRPDEVILTGQIHEHAARLRSFELAAEAMQSLPGQTA, encoded by the coding sequence ATGACACACGCGATCCCATATTCCGTTCTCGACCTGTCGCCCGTTCCCGAAGGGAGCGATGCGGCAGATGCCATTGCCAACACACTGGACCTGGCGCGCCATGCCGAGGGCTGGGGTTATCACCGCTATTGGATGGCCGAGCATCACAACATGCCGGGTATCGCCAGTGCCGCGACGGCTGTTCTGATCGGCTTGGTCGCCGCCCATACCAAGACGATCCGCGTGGGTGCGGGCGGGATCATGCTGCCCAACCACGCACCGCTGACCGTGGCCGAGGCATTCGGCACGCTGGCCACGGCCTTTCCCGATCGCATCGATCTGGGTCTGGGTCGTGCGCCCGGCGGTGACGGCGCCGTCATCCGCGCCCTGCGCCGCGATCCGATGGCCGACAGCTTTCCGCAGGATGTGGTCGAATTGCAGGACTATCTGGGCCCGCCGCGCGAGGGTGCAGCCGTGCGTGCGCTGCCGGGCGAGGGGACCAATGTTCCGATCTGGATGCTGGGCAGTTCCTTGTTTGGTGCGCAATTGGCGGCCTATCTGGGGCTGCCCTACACATTCGCCAGCCATTTTGCGCCGGGTGACCTGACCCAGGCCGCTGCGATCTACCGAGAGCAGTTCCGCCCTTCGGCCAGCAACGACAAGCCGCGCTTCATGCTGGCCGTGAACGTGTTTGCCGCCGATGACAGCGCCGAGGCGCATTATCTGCGCACGACGATGCAGTTGGCCTTTGCCCGGCTGCGCGGCGGCATGCCCGGCAAGTTGCCACGTCCGACCCACGATCTGGACGCCGAGATTTCCCCTGCGATGCGCCGGATGGTCGACGAGGCGCTGCGCGTCAGTGCCGTCGGCAATCTTGCCGAGATCCGCGAACAATTGGCCGGCATGATCGACACATATCGCCCGGACGAGGTGATCCTGACCGGACAGATCCACGAGCACGCGGCGCGCCTGCGCAGTTTTGAACTGGCGGCCGAGGCCATGCAGTCCCTGCCGGGCCAAACGGCCTGA
- the rpmA gene encoding 50S ribosomal protein L27: MAHKKAGGSSRNGRDSAGRRLGVKLYGGQEAIAGNIIVRQRGTKMWPGQNVGMGKDHTLFALTDGAVNFKKGLKGRTFVSILPATIEAAE; encoded by the coding sequence ATGGCACATAAAAAAGCAGGCGGTTCGTCCCGCAACGGTCGCGACTCGGCCGGCCGCCGTCTCGGCGTCAAACTGTACGGTGGCCAGGAAGCCATCGCCGGCAATATCATCGTGCGTCAGCGCGGCACCAAGATGTGGCCGGGCCAGAATGTCGGCATGGGCAAGGATCATACCCTGTTCGCCCTGACCGATGGCGCGGTCAATTTCAAGAAAGGCCTGAAGGGTCGCACCTTCGTGTCTATCTTGCCCGCCACCATCGAGGCAGCCGAGTAA
- a CDS encoding putative zinc-binding metallopeptidase, whose product MQRFSCPTCGRRAYFHNLQCVCGQPLTFDPGAMAMRNDGPACANRQSLGCNWLSGPSGHCRSCAMSQVVPVLNVGNNLQLLDRAERGKRWVLANIANWHWFSDDDPGARPRFLMLAEDTGGRTEQITMGHLAGEITINVTEADELIRLQRRRELGEQYRSMVGHFRHELAHFFFDRLSVAPDFLPAFRQIFGDERTNYSQALQIYYDTPQMPSADFITPYASAHPHEDWAETVAHLLHLVDFTDSFVSAGLSMPGVPDDFRPYFEDDTDRLLDVAGKVAIAINDINRALDNEDLYPFVLTGPVRHKIGCAHRWMKNHLTEGA is encoded by the coding sequence ATGCAACGATTTTCATGCCCCACCTGCGGACGCCGCGCCTATTTTCACAACCTGCAATGTGTCTGCGGTCAGCCCCTGACCTTTGACCCGGGCGCGATGGCGATGCGCAATGACGGCCCCGCCTGCGCCAATCGTCAATCTCTGGGCTGCAACTGGCTGTCTGGCCCCAGCGGTCATTGCCGGTCCTGTGCCATGTCGCAGGTCGTGCCGGTTCTGAACGTAGGCAATAACCTGCAATTGCTTGACCGGGCCGAACGCGGCAAGCGATGGGTTCTGGCCAATATTGCAAACTGGCACTGGTTTTCTGATGACGATCCGGGCGCGCGACCCCGCTTTCTTATGCTGGCCGAGGACACGGGCGGCCGGACCGAGCAGATCACCATGGGGCATCTGGCCGGCGAGATCACCATCAACGTGACCGAAGCGGATGAGTTGATCCGCCTGCAGCGCCGCCGTGAACTGGGCGAGCAATATCGCAGCATGGTCGGCCATTTCCGGCACGAGTTGGCGCATTTCTTTTTTGACCGGCTATCGGTCGCACCCGATTTCCTGCCCGCCTTTCGCCAGATATTCGGCGACGAGCGCACCAATTACAGTCAGGCGCTGCAGATCTATTACGACACGCCGCAGATGCCCTCGGCGGATTTCATCACACCTTATGCCAGCGCCCATCCGCATGAGGATTGGGCCGAAACCGTCGCGCATCTGCTGCATCTGGTCGATTTCACCGACAGCTTCGTCAGCGCCGGCCTGTCGATGCCCGGCGTACCCGACGACTTCCGCCCCTATTTCGAGGACGACACAGATCGCCTGCTGGACGTCGCCGGAAAAGTCGCAATCGCCATCAACGACATCAACCGGGCACTGGATAACGAAGACCTCTATCCCTTCGTGTTGACCGGCCCGGTGCGCCACAAGATCGGCTGCGCCCATCGCTGGATGAAGAACCACCTGACCGAGGGCGCCTGA
- a CDS encoding 50S ribosomal protein L21: MFAVMKTGGKQYKVQAGDVLRVEKLAAAAGDTVQFNDILMVGSTLGTPMVAGAAVQAEVIDQIKDDKVITYVKRRRKHSSQRTRGHRQQLTLLRVTDVLEKGGDKSGVKEAIGARTAGAAYAAEAKPAAKKAEPKAEKKAAPKAEKRAAPKAEKKAEAPAAEEKAAVGTRPANLLDAPRDGQADDLKEISGVGPKLEELLNENGVYHFDQVAAWKKKEIEYMDDQLSFSGRIERDEWIKQAKELAKGKKD, encoded by the coding sequence ATGTTCGCGGTCATGAAAACCGGTGGCAAGCAATACAAGGTGCAGGCGGGCGACGTCCTGCGCGTTGAGAAACTGGCCGCCGCAGCTGGCGATACCGTCCAGTTCAACGATATTCTCATGGTCGGCTCGACCCTGGGCACCCCGATGGTGGCCGGTGCAGCCGTTCAGGCGGAAGTGATAGACCAGATCAAGGATGACAAGGTCATCACCTATGTCAAACGCCGCCGCAAGCACAGCTCGCAGCGGACCCGTGGTCACCGTCAGCAACTGACCCTGCTGCGCGTCACCGATGTGCTGGAAAAGGGCGGCGACAAATCTGGCGTGAAAGAGGCGATCGGCGCCCGCACCGCCGGTGCTGCCTATGCTGCCGAGGCCAAGCCGGCTGCCAAGAAGGCCGAGCCCAAGGCTGAGAAAAAAGCAGCTCCGAAGGCTGAGAAGAGAGCAGCGCCCAAGGCCGAGAAAAAGGCAGAAGCGCCCGCCGCCGAGGAAAAAGCGGCTGTCGGTACCCGCCCGGCCAACCTGCTGGATGCGCCTCGTGACGGTCAGGCAGACGATCTGAAAGAGATTTCAGGCGTTGGTCCCAAGCTCGAGGAATTGCTGAACGAGAATGGCGTTTACCACTTTGACCAGGTTGCTGCCTGGAAGAAGAAAGAGATCGAATACATGGACGATCAGCTGTCCTTCTCGGGCCGCATCGAACGTGATGAATGGATCAAGCAGGCCAAAGAGCTTGCCAAAGGTAAAAAGGACTAA